Proteins from a single region of Gossypium arboreum isolate Shixiya-1 chromosome 1, ASM2569848v2, whole genome shotgun sequence:
- the LOC108482977 gene encoding uncharacterized protein LOC108482977 isoform X3: protein MEKNQNKIFMEHSRVSKQYNSVEHGNGEFPHATQAFMPDPMTSLNMSIRPPELKGSDVKPVLNYSIQTGEEFSFEFMRDRLNPRKHFIQNSLGEPSYATGYMDLKGLLGISHTESESGSDISMLNMVEKGPRGFERKDSVHENQSNYGSHQSMRQTTLGYENNRGLLYMSIGTSDGTSTKMKVLCSFGGKILPRPSDRKLRYVGGETRIIRIRKDISWQELKQKILAIYDQTEVIKYQLPGEDFDALVSVSSDEDLQNMMEECNELLDKEASQKLRMFLFSLSDLEDTQFGLGNMDGDSEIQYVVAVNGMDFGTRTSTTLHGLTSFSANNLTEPVGTSINRETSRVAGDSVVISSSNIPGIMVSSSTFQSSQPVLPSSSEFSNSVPPNGFMNQHERSTEVPPYNGLQQQNLQMPATEFKPKPDCSGHQGNDLEKHRPSETDHPVSSRLHEGKVINHFQCEEVPVAVAPQDVPHFTLKNEAKNQENEKVASSVDAVNEVLVPKQGNDDHHSTSSYADSESNPTDLSYHEPTVPPHKVYYSERIPREQLDLLNRLSKSDDSLGSQLLLAHPQSDMAQQFPNTETVGNLCDTNIASHIEKSAAKLSNKTTDDEISQRQKHKEFPAAVSLMNSKPSEEVLDTGLKQAVSNPMDNIQAPNKDGVQVGFPKDNLSVEKKPTFDVKAETGPGLPVGSESAFALPHDANLTSKNPPVHFQVDLRTESSTKDDSKENHSSGIIRAAQGDILIDINDRFPRDFLSDIFSKAMLSEESSGVSPLQTDGAGLSLNMENHEPKRWSYFQKLAQDFGEKDGSLNNQDHVSDQFAPVGVVPLSQAESDKKIGEDNPKDGQPQVQISESMQFDAMIENLRTPESDYEKTKSEKRNIGLPPLDPSLGEFDINTLQLIMNEDLEELRELGSGTFGTVYHGKWRGSDVAIKRIKKSCFTGRSSEQERLTNEFWREADILSKLHHPNVVAFYGVVQDGPGGTMATVTEFMVDGSLRHVLLRKDRLLDRRKKLIIAMDAAFGMEYLHSKNIVHFDLKCDNLLVNLKDPSRPICKVGDFGLSKIKRNTLVSGGVRGTLPWMAPELLNGGSNKVSEKVDVFSFGIVLWEILTGEEPYANMHYGAIIGGIVSNTLRPTIPSFCDPEWRKLMEQCWSPNPAARPSFTEIASRLRTMSAAASQSKVQGHKASK, encoded by the exons ATGGAGAAAAATCAAAACAAGATTTTCATGGAACATTCTAGAGTTAGTAAACAATACAACTCTGTGGAGCATGGAAATGGGGAATTCCCCCATGCAACTCAAGCATTTATGCCAGATCCTATGACCAGCTTAAACATGAGTATAAGGCCTCCTGAGCTAAAAGGATCAGATGTCAAACCTGTACTTAATTATTCCATACAGACTGGTGAGGAGTTTTCTTTTGAATTTATGCGGGATCGGTTAAATCCTAGGAAGCATTTCATCCAAAATTCTCTAGGTGAACCCAGTTATGCAACAGGATATATGGATCTAAAAGGTCTTTTAGGCATTAGTCATACGGAATCTGAAAGTGGGTCTGATATTTCAATGCTTAACATGGTAGAGAAAGGTCCGAGGGGGTTTGAAAGAAAAGACTCTGTACATGAAAACCAAAGTAATTATGGGTCACATCAATCAATGCGACAGACTACATTGGGCTATGAAAATAATAGAGGACTTCTATATATGTCAATTGGGACCTCTGATGGCACATCAACAAAGATGAAGGTTCTTTGCAGCTTTGGTGGGAAAATCCTACCTCGACCAAGTGACAGAAAGCTAAGGTATGTTGGAGGCGAAACTCGCATAATTCGCATCAGAAAGGATATTTCGTGGCAGGAGCTTAAGCAGAAGATATTAGCAATTTATGATCAAACAGAAGTGATTAAATATCAGCTTCCAGGAGAGGACTTTGATGCTTTAGTTTCTGTGTCTTCAGACGAAGATTTGCAGAATATGATGGAGGAATGTAATGAACTTCTAGACAAAGAGGCCTCTCAAAAGCTTAGAATGTTTCTGTTCTCACTGAGTGATTTGGAGGATACTCAGTTTGGTCTAGGCAACATGGATGGTGATTCCGAGATTCAATATGTGGTAGCTGTTAATGGAATGGACTTTGGAACAAGGACAAGCACTACTCTGCATGGGTTGACAAGCTTTTCTGCTAACAATTTAACAGAACCAGTGGGAACGAGCATAAACAGGGAAACAAGCAGAGTTGCTGGAGACTCAGTTGTTATTAGCTCTTCTAACATTCCTGGCATTATGGTGTCATCATCAACTTTTCAGTCTTCTCAACCAGTTCTACCAAGTTCCTCAG AATTTTCTAATTCAGTTCCTCCtaatgggtttatgaatcaacaTGAACGCTCGACTGAAGTGCCACCATACAATGGCCTACAACAACAGAATCTGCAGATGCCAGCGACTGAGTTCAAACCCAAACCTGATTGTTCTGGTCACCAGGGCAATGACCTTGAAAAACATCGCCCTTCGGAAACAGATCACCCAGTTTCTTCTCGGCTGCATGAAGGAAAGGTGATAAATCATTTTCAGTGTGAAGAAGTACCAGTTGCAGTTGCTCCACAAGATGTGCCACATTTTACTTTGAAAAATGAAGCTAAAAACCaggaaaatgaaaaagttgcGTCATCTGTTGATGCTGTGAATGAAGTGCTTGTTCCTAAACAAGGTAATGATGACCATCATTCAACTTCTAGTTATGCTGATTCTGAGTCTAATCCAACTGATTTAAGCTACCATGAGCCTACAGTGCCTCCTCACAAGGTTTATTATTCGGAAAGAATACCTCGGGAGCAGTTAGATTTGCTGAATCGATTGTCAAAGTCTGATGATTCATTAGGTTCTCAGTTGCTCTTAGCTCATCCACAATCTGATATGGCACAGCAATTTCCAAACACAGAAACTGTTGGAAATTTATGTGATACTAATATTGCTTCCCATATTGAAAAATCAGCTGCAAAACTTTCTAATAAAACCACTGATGATGAAATTTCCCAACGGCAAAAGCACAAAGAATTTCCTGCTGCTGTTTCTTTGATGAACTCAAAGCCTTCTGAGGAAGTGTTGGACACAGGTCTGAAGCAAGCAGTTTCAAATCCTATGGACAATATTCAAGCTCCAAACAAGGATGGGGTTCAGGTTGGTTTTCCAAAAGATAACCTTTCAGTTGAAAAGAAACCCACATTTGATGTGAAAGCTGAAACTGGGCCAGGGCTTCCTGTAGGAAGCGAATCAGCTTTTGCTCTGCCCCATGATGCCAACTTGACTAGCAAAAACCCACCAGTGCATTTTCAGGTTGATTTGAGGACGGAAAGCTCTACAAAAGATGATTCTAAAGAGAACCACAGTAGCGGTATTATCAGGGCAGCGCAGGGAGACATTCTTATTGATATCAATGATCGATTTCCTCGAGACTTCCTTTCTGATATATTTTCCAAAGCAATGCTTTCTGAGGAATCCTCTGGTGTTAGCCCACTGCAGACAGATGGAGCTGGCTTGAGCTTGAACATGGAAAACCATGAGCCCAAACGCTGGTCATATTTTCAGAAGTTGGCACAAGATTTTGGTGAAAAAGATGGTTCTCTCAATAACCAAGATCATGTATCAGATCAGTTTGCCCCAGTGGGTGTAGTTCCATTGAGCCAAGCTGAGTCTGATAAAAAAATTGGTGAAGACAACCCGAAGGATGGTCAACCCCAAGTGCAAATCAGTGAAAGTATGCAGTTTGATGCCATGATAGAGAACCTAAGAACACCGGAGTCAGACTATGAG AAGACGAAATCAGAAAAGAGGAATATTGGTCTACCTCCTTTGGATCCTTCTCTGGGAGAATTTGATATCAATACCTTGCAG CTCATAATGAATGAAGATCTTGAAGAGTTGAGGGAGCTGGGTTCTGGTACATTTGGGACTGTATATCATGGCAAATGGAGGGGATCAGATGTTGCCATCAAGAGAATAAAAAAAAGCTGCTTCACAGGTCGATCATCTGAGCAAGAAAGATTG ACCAATGAATTTTGGCGGGAAGCTGACATTCTCTCAAAACTTCATCATCCAAATGTGGTGGCATTTTATGGTGTGGTGCAAGATGGTCCTGGAGGAACAATGGCTACTGTTACAGAGTTCATGGTTGATGGTTCCCTTAGGCATGTTTTACTTCGCAAGGATAG GTTGCTTGATCGTCGTAAGAAGCTCATAATTGCCATGGATGCAGCATTCGGGATGGAATATTTACATTCAAAAAATATTGTGCATTTTGATCTGAAATGTGACAACTTGCTTGTTAACTTGAAAGATCCTTCACGACCTATTTGCAAG GTTGGTGATTTTGGACTGTCTAAAATAAAACGTAATACCTTAGTTTCTGGTGGTGTTCGGGGGACCCTACCTTGGATGGCCCCAGAGCTCTTGAATGGGGGCAGCAATAAGGTTTCAGAAAAG GTTGATGTGTTCTCTTTTGGTATTGTTTTATGGGAGATTCTCACTGGGGAAGAGCCTTATGCCAATATGCACTATGGTGCAATTATAG GAGGAATTGTAAGCAACACACTGAGACCAACAATTCCAAGCTTTTGTGATCCTGAATGGAGGAAATTGATGGAACAGTGTTGGTCCCCTAATCCTGCAGCCAGGCCATCATTCACAGAAATTGCTAGTCGATTGCGTACAATGTCAGCTGCTGCGAGCCAAAGCAAGGTGCAGGGTCACAAGGCATCAAAATGA
- the LOC108482977 gene encoding uncharacterized protein LOC108482977 isoform X1: protein MEKNQNKIFMEHSRVSKQYNSVEHGNGEFPHATQAFMPDPMTSLNMSIRPPELKGSDVKPVLNYSIQTGEEFSFEFMRDRLNPRKHFIQNSLGEPSYATGYMDLKGLLGISHTESESGSDISMLNMVEKGPRGFERKDSVHENQSNYGSHQSMRQTTLGYENNRGLLYMSIGTSDGTSTKMKVLCSFGGKILPRPSDRKLRYVGGETRIIRIRKDISWQELKQKILAIYDQTEVIKYQLPGEDFDALVSVSSDEDLQNMMEECNELLDKEASQKLRMFLFSLSDLEDTQFGLGNMDGDSEIQYVVAVNGMDFGTRTSTTLHGLTSFSANNLTEPVGTSINRETSRVAGDSVVISSSNIPGIMVSSSTFQSSQPVLPSSSGAYETRPEFYHGQTMGYPLQYGHNSSNYSYIAEFSNSVPPNGFMNQHERSTEVPPYNGLQQQNLQMPATEFKPKPDCSGHQGNDLEKHRPSETDHPVSSRLHEGKVINHFQCEEVPVAVAPQDVPHFTLKNEAKNQENEKVASSVDAVNEVLVPKQGNDDHHSTSSYADSESNPTDLSYHEPTVPPHKVYYSERIPREQLDLLNRLSKSDDSLGSQLLLAHPQSDMAQQFPNTETVGNLCDTNIASHIEKSAAKLSNKTTDDEISQRQKHKEFPAAVSLMNSKPSEEVLDTGLKQAVSNPMDNIQAPNKDGVQVGFPKDNLSVEKKPTFDVKAETGPGLPVGSESAFALPHDANLTSKNPPVHFQVDLRTESSTKDDSKENHSSGIIRAAQGDILIDINDRFPRDFLSDIFSKAMLSEESSGVSPLQTDGAGLSLNMENHEPKRWSYFQKLAQDFGEKDGSLNNQDHVSDQFAPVGVVPLSQAESDKKIGEDNPKDGQPQVQISESMQFDAMIENLRTPESDYEKTKSEKRNIGLPPLDPSLGEFDINTLQLIMNEDLEELRELGSGTFGTVYHGKWRGSDVAIKRIKKSCFTGRSSEQERLTNEFWREADILSKLHHPNVVAFYGVVQDGPGGTMATVTEFMVDGSLRHVLLRKDRLLDRRKKLIIAMDAAFGMEYLHSKNIVHFDLKCDNLLVNLKDPSRPICKVGDFGLSKIKRNTLVSGGVRGTLPWMAPELLNGGSNKVSEKVDVFSFGIVLWEILTGEEPYANMHYGAIIGGIVSNTLRPTIPSFCDPEWRKLMEQCWSPNPAARPSFTEIASRLRTMSAAASQSKVQGHKASK, encoded by the exons ATGGAGAAAAATCAAAACAAGATTTTCATGGAACATTCTAGAGTTAGTAAACAATACAACTCTGTGGAGCATGGAAATGGGGAATTCCCCCATGCAACTCAAGCATTTATGCCAGATCCTATGACCAGCTTAAACATGAGTATAAGGCCTCCTGAGCTAAAAGGATCAGATGTCAAACCTGTACTTAATTATTCCATACAGACTGGTGAGGAGTTTTCTTTTGAATTTATGCGGGATCGGTTAAATCCTAGGAAGCATTTCATCCAAAATTCTCTAGGTGAACCCAGTTATGCAACAGGATATATGGATCTAAAAGGTCTTTTAGGCATTAGTCATACGGAATCTGAAAGTGGGTCTGATATTTCAATGCTTAACATGGTAGAGAAAGGTCCGAGGGGGTTTGAAAGAAAAGACTCTGTACATGAAAACCAAAGTAATTATGGGTCACATCAATCAATGCGACAGACTACATTGGGCTATGAAAATAATAGAGGACTTCTATATATGTCAATTGGGACCTCTGATGGCACATCAACAAAGATGAAGGTTCTTTGCAGCTTTGGTGGGAAAATCCTACCTCGACCAAGTGACAGAAAGCTAAGGTATGTTGGAGGCGAAACTCGCATAATTCGCATCAGAAAGGATATTTCGTGGCAGGAGCTTAAGCAGAAGATATTAGCAATTTATGATCAAACAGAAGTGATTAAATATCAGCTTCCAGGAGAGGACTTTGATGCTTTAGTTTCTGTGTCTTCAGACGAAGATTTGCAGAATATGATGGAGGAATGTAATGAACTTCTAGACAAAGAGGCCTCTCAAAAGCTTAGAATGTTTCTGTTCTCACTGAGTGATTTGGAGGATACTCAGTTTGGTCTAGGCAACATGGATGGTGATTCCGAGATTCAATATGTGGTAGCTGTTAATGGAATGGACTTTGGAACAAGGACAAGCACTACTCTGCATGGGTTGACAAGCTTTTCTGCTAACAATTTAACAGAACCAGTGGGAACGAGCATAAACAGGGAAACAAGCAGAGTTGCTGGAGACTCAGTTGTTATTAGCTCTTCTAACATTCCTGGCATTATGGTGTCATCATCAACTTTTCAGTCTTCTCAACCAGTTCTACCAAGTTCCTCAGGTGCCTATGAAACCCGTCCAGAGTTTTATCATGGCCAGACGATGGGGTATCCATTGCAGTATGGTCATAATTCTTCTAATTATTCCTATATTGCAGAATTTTCTAATTCAGTTCCTCCtaatgggtttatgaatcaacaTGAACGCTCGACTGAAGTGCCACCATACAATGGCCTACAACAACAGAATCTGCAGATGCCAGCGACTGAGTTCAAACCCAAACCTGATTGTTCTGGTCACCAGGGCAATGACCTTGAAAAACATCGCCCTTCGGAAACAGATCACCCAGTTTCTTCTCGGCTGCATGAAGGAAAGGTGATAAATCATTTTCAGTGTGAAGAAGTACCAGTTGCAGTTGCTCCACAAGATGTGCCACATTTTACTTTGAAAAATGAAGCTAAAAACCaggaaaatgaaaaagttgcGTCATCTGTTGATGCTGTGAATGAAGTGCTTGTTCCTAAACAAGGTAATGATGACCATCATTCAACTTCTAGTTATGCTGATTCTGAGTCTAATCCAACTGATTTAAGCTACCATGAGCCTACAGTGCCTCCTCACAAGGTTTATTATTCGGAAAGAATACCTCGGGAGCAGTTAGATTTGCTGAATCGATTGTCAAAGTCTGATGATTCATTAGGTTCTCAGTTGCTCTTAGCTCATCCACAATCTGATATGGCACAGCAATTTCCAAACACAGAAACTGTTGGAAATTTATGTGATACTAATATTGCTTCCCATATTGAAAAATCAGCTGCAAAACTTTCTAATAAAACCACTGATGATGAAATTTCCCAACGGCAAAAGCACAAAGAATTTCCTGCTGCTGTTTCTTTGATGAACTCAAAGCCTTCTGAGGAAGTGTTGGACACAGGTCTGAAGCAAGCAGTTTCAAATCCTATGGACAATATTCAAGCTCCAAACAAGGATGGGGTTCAGGTTGGTTTTCCAAAAGATAACCTTTCAGTTGAAAAGAAACCCACATTTGATGTGAAAGCTGAAACTGGGCCAGGGCTTCCTGTAGGAAGCGAATCAGCTTTTGCTCTGCCCCATGATGCCAACTTGACTAGCAAAAACCCACCAGTGCATTTTCAGGTTGATTTGAGGACGGAAAGCTCTACAAAAGATGATTCTAAAGAGAACCACAGTAGCGGTATTATCAGGGCAGCGCAGGGAGACATTCTTATTGATATCAATGATCGATTTCCTCGAGACTTCCTTTCTGATATATTTTCCAAAGCAATGCTTTCTGAGGAATCCTCTGGTGTTAGCCCACTGCAGACAGATGGAGCTGGCTTGAGCTTGAACATGGAAAACCATGAGCCCAAACGCTGGTCATATTTTCAGAAGTTGGCACAAGATTTTGGTGAAAAAGATGGTTCTCTCAATAACCAAGATCATGTATCAGATCAGTTTGCCCCAGTGGGTGTAGTTCCATTGAGCCAAGCTGAGTCTGATAAAAAAATTGGTGAAGACAACCCGAAGGATGGTCAACCCCAAGTGCAAATCAGTGAAAGTATGCAGTTTGATGCCATGATAGAGAACCTAAGAACACCGGAGTCAGACTATGAG AAGACGAAATCAGAAAAGAGGAATATTGGTCTACCTCCTTTGGATCCTTCTCTGGGAGAATTTGATATCAATACCTTGCAG CTCATAATGAATGAAGATCTTGAAGAGTTGAGGGAGCTGGGTTCTGGTACATTTGGGACTGTATATCATGGCAAATGGAGGGGATCAGATGTTGCCATCAAGAGAATAAAAAAAAGCTGCTTCACAGGTCGATCATCTGAGCAAGAAAGATTG ACCAATGAATTTTGGCGGGAAGCTGACATTCTCTCAAAACTTCATCATCCAAATGTGGTGGCATTTTATGGTGTGGTGCAAGATGGTCCTGGAGGAACAATGGCTACTGTTACAGAGTTCATGGTTGATGGTTCCCTTAGGCATGTTTTACTTCGCAAGGATAG GTTGCTTGATCGTCGTAAGAAGCTCATAATTGCCATGGATGCAGCATTCGGGATGGAATATTTACATTCAAAAAATATTGTGCATTTTGATCTGAAATGTGACAACTTGCTTGTTAACTTGAAAGATCCTTCACGACCTATTTGCAAG GTTGGTGATTTTGGACTGTCTAAAATAAAACGTAATACCTTAGTTTCTGGTGGTGTTCGGGGGACCCTACCTTGGATGGCCCCAGAGCTCTTGAATGGGGGCAGCAATAAGGTTTCAGAAAAG GTTGATGTGTTCTCTTTTGGTATTGTTTTATGGGAGATTCTCACTGGGGAAGAGCCTTATGCCAATATGCACTATGGTGCAATTATAG GAGGAATTGTAAGCAACACACTGAGACCAACAATTCCAAGCTTTTGTGATCCTGAATGGAGGAAATTGATGGAACAGTGTTGGTCCCCTAATCCTGCAGCCAGGCCATCATTCACAGAAATTGCTAGTCGATTGCGTACAATGTCAGCTGCTGCGAGCCAAAGCAAGGTGCAGGGTCACAAGGCATCAAAATGA
- the LOC108482977 gene encoding uncharacterized protein LOC108482977 isoform X2, with translation MEKNQNKIFMEHSRVSKQYNSVEHGNGEFPHATQAFMPDPMTSLNMSIRPPELKGSDVKPVLNYSIQTGEEFSFEFMRDRLNPRKHFIQNSLGEPSYATGYMDLKGLLGISHTESESGSDISMLNMVEKGPRGFERKDSVHENQSNYGSHQSMRQTTLGYENNRGLLYMSIGTSDGTSTKMKVLCSFGGKILPRPSDRKLRYVGGETRIIRIRKDISWQELKQKILAIYDQTEVIKYQLPGEDFDALVSVSSDEDLQNMMEECNELLDKEASQKLRMFLFSLSDLEDTQFGLGNMDGDSEIQYVVAVNGMDFGTRTSTTLHGLTSFSANNLTEPVGTSINRETSRVAGDSVVISSSNIPGIMVSSSTFQSSQPVLPSSSGAYETRPEFYHGQTMGYPLQYGHNSSNYSYIAEFSNSVPPNGFMNQHERSTEVPPYNGLQQQNLQMPATEFKPKPDCSGHQGNDLEKHRPSETDHPVSSRLHEGKVINHFQCEEVPVAVAPQDVPHFTLKNEAKNQENEKVASSVDAVNEVLVPKQVPPHKVYYSERIPREQLDLLNRLSKSDDSLGSQLLLAHPQSDMAQQFPNTETVGNLCDTNIASHIEKSAAKLSNKTTDDEISQRQKHKEFPAAVSLMNSKPSEEVLDTGLKQAVSNPMDNIQAPNKDGVQVGFPKDNLSVEKKPTFDVKAETGPGLPVGSESAFALPHDANLTSKNPPVHFQVDLRTESSTKDDSKENHSSGIIRAAQGDILIDINDRFPRDFLSDIFSKAMLSEESSGVSPLQTDGAGLSLNMENHEPKRWSYFQKLAQDFGEKDGSLNNQDHVSDQFAPVGVVPLSQAESDKKIGEDNPKDGQPQVQISESMQFDAMIENLRTPESDYEKTKSEKRNIGLPPLDPSLGEFDINTLQLIMNEDLEELRELGSGTFGTVYHGKWRGSDVAIKRIKKSCFTGRSSEQERLTNEFWREADILSKLHHPNVVAFYGVVQDGPGGTMATVTEFMVDGSLRHVLLRKDRLLDRRKKLIIAMDAAFGMEYLHSKNIVHFDLKCDNLLVNLKDPSRPICKVGDFGLSKIKRNTLVSGGVRGTLPWMAPELLNGGSNKVSEKVDVFSFGIVLWEILTGEEPYANMHYGAIIGGIVSNTLRPTIPSFCDPEWRKLMEQCWSPNPAARPSFTEIASRLRTMSAAASQSKVQGHKASK, from the exons ATGGAGAAAAATCAAAACAAGATTTTCATGGAACATTCTAGAGTTAGTAAACAATACAACTCTGTGGAGCATGGAAATGGGGAATTCCCCCATGCAACTCAAGCATTTATGCCAGATCCTATGACCAGCTTAAACATGAGTATAAGGCCTCCTGAGCTAAAAGGATCAGATGTCAAACCTGTACTTAATTATTCCATACAGACTGGTGAGGAGTTTTCTTTTGAATTTATGCGGGATCGGTTAAATCCTAGGAAGCATTTCATCCAAAATTCTCTAGGTGAACCCAGTTATGCAACAGGATATATGGATCTAAAAGGTCTTTTAGGCATTAGTCATACGGAATCTGAAAGTGGGTCTGATATTTCAATGCTTAACATGGTAGAGAAAGGTCCGAGGGGGTTTGAAAGAAAAGACTCTGTACATGAAAACCAAAGTAATTATGGGTCACATCAATCAATGCGACAGACTACATTGGGCTATGAAAATAATAGAGGACTTCTATATATGTCAATTGGGACCTCTGATGGCACATCAACAAAGATGAAGGTTCTTTGCAGCTTTGGTGGGAAAATCCTACCTCGACCAAGTGACAGAAAGCTAAGGTATGTTGGAGGCGAAACTCGCATAATTCGCATCAGAAAGGATATTTCGTGGCAGGAGCTTAAGCAGAAGATATTAGCAATTTATGATCAAACAGAAGTGATTAAATATCAGCTTCCAGGAGAGGACTTTGATGCTTTAGTTTCTGTGTCTTCAGACGAAGATTTGCAGAATATGATGGAGGAATGTAATGAACTTCTAGACAAAGAGGCCTCTCAAAAGCTTAGAATGTTTCTGTTCTCACTGAGTGATTTGGAGGATACTCAGTTTGGTCTAGGCAACATGGATGGTGATTCCGAGATTCAATATGTGGTAGCTGTTAATGGAATGGACTTTGGAACAAGGACAAGCACTACTCTGCATGGGTTGACAAGCTTTTCTGCTAACAATTTAACAGAACCAGTGGGAACGAGCATAAACAGGGAAACAAGCAGAGTTGCTGGAGACTCAGTTGTTATTAGCTCTTCTAACATTCCTGGCATTATGGTGTCATCATCAACTTTTCAGTCTTCTCAACCAGTTCTACCAAGTTCCTCAGGTGCCTATGAAACCCGTCCAGAGTTTTATCATGGCCAGACGATGGGGTATCCATTGCAGTATGGTCATAATTCTTCTAATTATTCCTATATTGCAGAATTTTCTAATTCAGTTCCTCCtaatgggtttatgaatcaacaTGAACGCTCGACTGAAGTGCCACCATACAATGGCCTACAACAACAGAATCTGCAGATGCCAGCGACTGAGTTCAAACCCAAACCTGATTGTTCTGGTCACCAGGGCAATGACCTTGAAAAACATCGCCCTTCGGAAACAGATCACCCAGTTTCTTCTCGGCTGCATGAAGGAAAGGTGATAAATCATTTTCAGTGTGAAGAAGTACCAGTTGCAGTTGCTCCACAAGATGTGCCACATTTTACTTTGAAAAATGAAGCTAAAAACCaggaaaatgaaaaagttgcGTCATCTGTTGATGCTGTGAATGAAGTGCTTGTTCCTAAACAAG TGCCTCCTCACAAGGTTTATTATTCGGAAAGAATACCTCGGGAGCAGTTAGATTTGCTGAATCGATTGTCAAAGTCTGATGATTCATTAGGTTCTCAGTTGCTCTTAGCTCATCCACAATCTGATATGGCACAGCAATTTCCAAACACAGAAACTGTTGGAAATTTATGTGATACTAATATTGCTTCCCATATTGAAAAATCAGCTGCAAAACTTTCTAATAAAACCACTGATGATGAAATTTCCCAACGGCAAAAGCACAAAGAATTTCCTGCTGCTGTTTCTTTGATGAACTCAAAGCCTTCTGAGGAAGTGTTGGACACAGGTCTGAAGCAAGCAGTTTCAAATCCTATGGACAATATTCAAGCTCCAAACAAGGATGGGGTTCAGGTTGGTTTTCCAAAAGATAACCTTTCAGTTGAAAAGAAACCCACATTTGATGTGAAAGCTGAAACTGGGCCAGGGCTTCCTGTAGGAAGCGAATCAGCTTTTGCTCTGCCCCATGATGCCAACTTGACTAGCAAAAACCCACCAGTGCATTTTCAGGTTGATTTGAGGACGGAAAGCTCTACAAAAGATGATTCTAAAGAGAACCACAGTAGCGGTATTATCAGGGCAGCGCAGGGAGACATTCTTATTGATATCAATGATCGATTTCCTCGAGACTTCCTTTCTGATATATTTTCCAAAGCAATGCTTTCTGAGGAATCCTCTGGTGTTAGCCCACTGCAGACAGATGGAGCTGGCTTGAGCTTGAACATGGAAAACCATGAGCCCAAACGCTGGTCATATTTTCAGAAGTTGGCACAAGATTTTGGTGAAAAAGATGGTTCTCTCAATAACCAAGATCATGTATCAGATCAGTTTGCCCCAGTGGGTGTAGTTCCATTGAGCCAAGCTGAGTCTGATAAAAAAATTGGTGAAGACAACCCGAAGGATGGTCAACCCCAAGTGCAAATCAGTGAAAGTATGCAGTTTGATGCCATGATAGAGAACCTAAGAACACCGGAGTCAGACTATGAG AAGACGAAATCAGAAAAGAGGAATATTGGTCTACCTCCTTTGGATCCTTCTCTGGGAGAATTTGATATCAATACCTTGCAG CTCATAATGAATGAAGATCTTGAAGAGTTGAGGGAGCTGGGTTCTGGTACATTTGGGACTGTATATCATGGCAAATGGAGGGGATCAGATGTTGCCATCAAGAGAATAAAAAAAAGCTGCTTCACAGGTCGATCATCTGAGCAAGAAAGATTG ACCAATGAATTTTGGCGGGAAGCTGACATTCTCTCAAAACTTCATCATCCAAATGTGGTGGCATTTTATGGTGTGGTGCAAGATGGTCCTGGAGGAACAATGGCTACTGTTACAGAGTTCATGGTTGATGGTTCCCTTAGGCATGTTTTACTTCGCAAGGATAG GTTGCTTGATCGTCGTAAGAAGCTCATAATTGCCATGGATGCAGCATTCGGGATGGAATATTTACATTCAAAAAATATTGTGCATTTTGATCTGAAATGTGACAACTTGCTTGTTAACTTGAAAGATCCTTCACGACCTATTTGCAAG GTTGGTGATTTTGGACTGTCTAAAATAAAACGTAATACCTTAGTTTCTGGTGGTGTTCGGGGGACCCTACCTTGGATGGCCCCAGAGCTCTTGAATGGGGGCAGCAATAAGGTTTCAGAAAAG GTTGATGTGTTCTCTTTTGGTATTGTTTTATGGGAGATTCTCACTGGGGAAGAGCCTTATGCCAATATGCACTATGGTGCAATTATAG GAGGAATTGTAAGCAACACACTGAGACCAACAATTCCAAGCTTTTGTGATCCTGAATGGAGGAAATTGATGGAACAGTGTTGGTCCCCTAATCCTGCAGCCAGGCCATCATTCACAGAAATTGCTAGTCGATTGCGTACAATGTCAGCTGCTGCGAGCCAAAGCAAGGTGCAGGGTCACAAGGCATCAAAATGA